From a single Candoia aspera isolate rCanAsp1 chromosome 2, rCanAsp1.hap2, whole genome shotgun sequence genomic region:
- the PALM3 gene encoding paralemmin-3 isoform X1, translating into MAESSLFAQRLQAITERRRLQERILATRRELEEERLRVQRLKRKSLRDRWLMEGTSIPADDKDYMSSLWEAQSRVQDLEQDLSSLQSQMQHLDNVDLPQGQQQPSLKEVKQASLDGIVKIDGTSSSSPEKGNITETKLELASVPPQKPMQATTKEQLENGDMSGDGIFGSEGSSEKTGVKVNPVAMESGGLQPHQGRTKAAPAMKNLDSSEAPAAHQRKLAVEKMVIRDHLGQAVGSMDAVGQTQSFIRKEEELGDHDNMGNDCEEWSSSGLLCNVVDQKKTGYATENCPDSDFGSRDGPEGESPTSHDQQNPPSLLQDRTICLDSPRKQADSEHEIGSLVREAILMEMGQKELPEQNAKEVEPARDLAVCDVAAEEAVTGKQANHTKEEEMQECHASETIMLGEAGEGEETRQPVSDQISSVQETKILNTSEEAKLSLLDPVMTSSPSDQIPSLPDTKGFPLEQNPSFQETETPLLESEQSLLPNQSPSPLLDQSVSLQENKGSLLGQIPSSLPESFMESNPSSLQDHFSSPEQKAFLLQGDTTSQDAKHVLLDQTPSSVHEANGKNLDQISTSLQEYSDSVVDQILPTSPDQLTSLPGEIPSSLHEGQRSPQILPTVLDQEQLVLEMKGPLPNITPSVTNQLSPLPDQITSLQEANNFSLEEEVPVALQVQMPTVTESQIVLLLETDKFPSGQIPLSEDEGKETPTTGPDQIPLGLQDQKPTFLGGKTPSLQEVGGSLTDQVHTSLQSQTSFLPEISLQEQAQPTVVERMSASLQDQISSLEETEEILGGKISPSHVEEIPTLLDQAATPNKDQCPVLQETTVLDALLTSNQDSAQPLLDAAVSSKNQELKGDRDANLASGVAETTEIQENVAAEQQPLLNELKTTVAPQDISLGDQQQSKTGIQKHHGASVQEAPIYITTDANPASCHLQPAVSHQGEGQEQEQNRRKQKTCQCCLVM; encoded by the exons AGGAAATCCCTGCGTGATCGGTGGCTGATGGAGGGAACATCCATACCTGCTGATGACAAGGATTACATGTCTTCTCTTTGGGAGGCACAGTCTCGCGTCCAAGACTTAGAACAAGATCTGTCCAG tCTCCAGTCTCAAATGCAGCACCTAGATAATGTGGACCTTCCCCAGGGACAGCAGCAACCATCTTTGAAGGAGGTGAAGCAGGCATCACTGGATGGCATTGTGAAG ATTGATGGGACATCTTCCTCTTCTCCAGAAA AGGGAAATATCACTGAGACCAAACTTGAGTTGGCTTCTGTTCCTCCTCAGAAGCCCATGCAGGCAACAACCAAGGAACAACTGGAGAATGGAGACATGTCAGGAGATG GTATTTTTGGCAGTGAAGGCAGCTCTGAAAAAACAGGAGTCAAAGTAAACCCTGTGGCTATGGAAAGTGGGGGCCTTCAACCTCATCAAGGGAGAACCAAGGCTGCTCCTGCTATGAAGAATTTGGATTCTAGTGAAGCCCCTGCTGCCCACCAAAGAAAGCTGGCAGTGGAAAAGATGGTCATCAGAGATCATTTGGGGCAGGCAGTGGGAAGCATGGATGCTGTTGGGCAGACCCAGAGCttcattaggaaagaggaagagtTGGGGGACCATGATAACATGGGGAATGACTGTGAAGAATGGAGTAGTTCAGGTCTTCTTTGCAATGTAGTGGATCAAAAGAAGACTGGCTATGCTACTGAAAACTGCCCAGACAGTGATTTTGGTAGCCGTGATGGCCCAGAGGGAGAGTCCCCAACCTCCCATGATCAGCAAAATCCTCCCAGCCTTCTACAGGACAGGACTATCTGCCTTGATTcccccaggaagcaggcagatAGTGAGCATGAGATAGGCTCTTTGGTCAGGGAGGCAATTCTGATGGAAATGGGGCAGAAAGAACTACCAGAGCAAAATGCAAAGGAGGTAGAGCCTGCCAGAGACCTGGCAGTCTGTGATGTTGCTGCAGAAGAAGCAGTGACAGGGAAGCAGGCAAATCAcacaaaggaggaggagatgcaAGAATGCCATGCATCAGAGACAATAATGCTGGGGGAAGCAGGAGAGGGGGAGGAGACCAGACAACCTGTTTCAGACCAGATCTCTTCTGTGCAAGAAACAAAGATTTTGAACACTTCGGAAGAAGCTAAGCTGTCTCTTCTTGATCCAGTCATGACTTCATCTCCATCAGATCAGATTCCTTCTCTGCCAGATACTAAAGGATTCCCTCTAGAACAGAATCCATCTTTTCAGGAGACTGAAACTCCACTCCTAGAGTCAGAACAGTCATTATTACCAAATCAGAGTCCATCTCCCCTTTTGGACCAATCTGTTTCACTGCAAGAAAATAAGGGTTCTCTTTTAGGTCAAATCCCATCTTCACTGCCAGAATCCTTTATGGAGTCAAATCCATCATCTTTGCAGGACCATTTTTCTTCTCCAGAGCAGAAAGCATTCTTATTACAAGGTGATACTACTTCTCAAGATGCTAAACACGTCTTGTTGGACCAGACCCCATCATCTGTACATGAAGCTAATGGAAAAAATCTGGACCAAATCTCAACATCTCTTCAAGAATATAGTGATTCTGTAGTAGACCAAATACTGCCTACCTCTCCAGACCAGCTCACATCTCTGCCAGGAGAGATTCCTTCCTCATTACATGAAGGACAGAGATCCCCCCAGATTTTACCAACTGTTCTGGACCAAGAACAACTCGTGCTGGAGATGAAAGGTCCCCTTCCAAATATAACCCCTTCTGTTACTAATCAACTCTCTCCTCTACCTGATCAAATCACATCCCTTCAAGAAGCCAATAATTTTTCCTTGGAAGAAGAAGTTCCAGTAGCTTTGCAAGTCCAAATGCCAACTGTTACAGAGTCTCAAATAGTGCTTCTGCTTGAGACTGATAAATTTCCTTCAGGCCAGATCCCATTATCTGAGGATGAAGGCAAGGAGACACCAACAACTGGGCCAGACCAAATTCCACTAGGCCTCCAGGACCAGAAACCCACATTTCTGGGGGGCAAGACCCCTTCTCTGCAGGAGGTAGGAGGATCTCTAACTGATCAGGTTCATACATCACTTCAAAGTCAGACCTCCTTTCTCCCAGAAATATCACTTCAAGAACAGGCCCAGCCAACAGTAGTGGAGCGCATGTCAGCCTCTCTGCAGGACCAGATCTCTTCCcttgaagaaacagaagagattCTTGGAGGAAAGATCTCTCCATCTCATGTGGAAGAGATCCCTACATTGCTGGATCAAGCCGCAACACCTAACAAAGACCAGTGTCCAGTACTGCAAGAGACAACTGTTCTTGATGCTTTGCTGACTTCGAACCAAGACTCTGCTCAACCGCTCCTGGATGCAGCTGTAAGTTCAAAGAATCAGGAATTGAAAGGCGACAGAGATGCTAATTTGGCTTCAGGAGTAGCAGAAACCACTGAAATCCAAGAAAACGTTGCTGCTGAGCAACAACCTTTGTTGAATGAGCTGAAAACCACAGTAGCCCCACAGGACATTTCTCTAGGAGATCAGCAGCAGTCCAAGACTGGGATCCAAAAGCATCATGGAGCCTCAGTCCAGGAGGCTCCAATCTACATCACCACTGATGCCAATCCTGCCTCATGCCATCTCCAACCTGCAGTATCACACCAGGGGGAGGGTCAAGAGCAGGAGCAGAACAGACGCAAGCAGAAGACGTGCCAATGCTGCTTGGTCATGTAA
- the IL27RA gene encoding interleukin-27 receptor subunit alpha isoform X2 has product MGLQCFQPFLSNIVNCSWLTWESQNANATYVLHYQSIKLGKMLLHLGQARSVVAQTGQNWLVIEQRNLTQGDDYSVWMEVRSAAGTAVSKKLNFSLDDIVKPSPPELDDVDPDCSEAIVTWKTPHWSELQNDLPLTYTIRYKTSTDHEWTYESHLDQENHELDDLKPFTCYEVQVQCIPKNKEDFWSEWSSPKSFCTCEAAPLGQVDVWQKECISDHQNRSWCLLWKALDPEAAQGKILDYEIIFQDRNKTLHRMSYNCCEALIPITAQYASIAARSSIKMTLWANLSLEKTELPGPEGVQVVALEGLGLNVTWKPSTDPQWVQPQEYVVEWRKEIVDNAGELLNWSRRLGSSTSALLRGNFSPKIPYLVCVYGLYAHGRTASEPVRAYFREEAPSAGPQVWQDRRLSSTATIISWEEIPLADRNGHIIHYTLYLKHLSSGNLTVHPPINARKRNYTVSHLEPGATYHLWMTGSTSAGEGVASALYHFSTSVFQWQSIVIVFSLVVILVLTGSIVLLFKYRWLLGFCHKVMPRWCWQKIPDPKHSGIAMEMNEQSTAPAMDTLTRCSAQFTEIMDIAQISEPIPEPSPPLARPNAVVTSGYEKRFLPTQEELLNWIELERNNSPFSGD; this is encoded by the exons ACATCTTGGCCAAGCACGCTCAGTGGTAGCCCAGACGGGACAGAACTGGCTGGTTATTGAACAAAGGAACCTGACACAGGGAGACGACTACAGTGTCTGGATGGAAGTTCGCAGCGCAGCAGGGACTGCTGTCTCCAAGAAATTAAACTTCAGCCTGGATGACATAG TGAAGCCCTCTCCTCCTGAACTGGACGATGTGGATCCGGATTGCTCTGAAGCCATAGTGACATGGAAGACCCCTCACTGGTCTGAATTGCAAAATGACCTACCTCTTACTTACACTATTCGATACAAGACGTCCACAGACCATGAGTGGACCTAC GAGAGCCATCTAGACCAAGAGAACCACGAATTAGATGACCTGAAACCATTCACCTGCTATGAGGTGCAGGTACAGTGCatcccaaaaaacaaagaagactTTTGGAGTGAATGGAGTTCTCCCAAATCCTTCTGCACCTGTGAGGCTG CTCCTTTGGGTCAAGTTGATGTGTGGCAAAAAGAGTGTATTTCTGACCATCAAAATCGAAGCTGGTGCCTGCTGTGGAAG GCACTGGATCCAGAAGCAGCCCAGGGAAAGATCCTTGATTATGAAATTATCTTCCAGGACCGCAACAAAACACTCCACAGAATGAGTTACAATTGCTGTGAGGCTTTGATCCCTATCACTGCACAATACGCCTCAATAGCGGCACGCAGCTCCATTAAGATGACACTCTGGGCCAATCTCAGCTTGGAGAAAACAG AGCTCCCAGGCCCTGAGGGGGTGCAGGTGGTGGCCTTAGAAGGTCTGGGTCTCAACGTGACGTGGAAGCCCAGCACAGATCCTCAGTGGGTTCAGCCTCAGGAATACGTGGTCGAGTGGAGAAAAGAGATTGTGGATAATGCGGGAGAGTTGCTGAACTGGAGTCGCAGGCTTGGAAGCAGTACCAGTGCCCTATTGAGAG gcAACTTCAGTCCCAAAATACCATACCTTGTGTGCGTGTATGGTTTGTATGCTCATGGGAGAACTGCCTCGGAGCCTGTACGAGCCTATTTCAGAGAAGAAG caccatcagctGGTCCCCAGGTATGGCAAGATAGAAGACTTTCCTCTACTGCCACTATCATCTCTTGGGAGGAGATTCCCTTGGCAGACCGCAACGGGCATATCATCCACTATACGCTTTACCTGAAGCATCTCAGCTCAGGCAACCTTACGGTACACCCGCCCA TTAATGCTAGGAAAAGAAATTATACTGTCTCGCATCTGGAGCCAGGAGCAACCTACCACCTCTGGATGACTGGATCTACATCAGCTGGAGaaggtgtggccagtgctctgtaTCACTTTAGTACATCAG TTTTTCAATGGCAGAGCATCGTGATAGTTTTCTCACTTGTGGTCATCCTGGTTCTAACAGGCTCCATTGTACTGCTGTTTAAGTACAGATG GCTGCTGGGCTTCTGCCATAAAGTTATGCCTCGGTGGTGCTGGCAGAAAATTCCAGATCCAAAGCACAGTGGGATTGCCATGGAGATGAATGAACAAAGCACTGCACCTGCCATG GATACCCTGACCAGATGTTCTGCCCAGTTTACAGAAATTATGGACATTGCCCAGATATCGGAACCAATCCCTGAGCCATCTCCGCCACTCGCAAGACCAAATGCTGTGGTGACTTCTGGTTATGAGAAGCGATTTCTTCCTACTCAGGAGGAACTCTTGAATTGGATTGAGCTGGAGAGAAACAATTCTCCATTTTCTGGGGACTAA
- the PALM3 gene encoding paralemmin-3 isoform X2, with protein sequence MAESSLFAQRLQAITERRRLQERILATRRELEEERLRVQRLKRKSLRDRWLMEGTSIPADDKDYMSSLWEAQSRVQDLEQDLSSLQSQMQHLDNVDLPQGQQQPSLKEVKQASLDGIVKIDGTSSSSPESIFGSEGSSEKTGVKVNPVAMESGGLQPHQGRTKAAPAMKNLDSSEAPAAHQRKLAVEKMVIRDHLGQAVGSMDAVGQTQSFIRKEEELGDHDNMGNDCEEWSSSGLLCNVVDQKKTGYATENCPDSDFGSRDGPEGESPTSHDQQNPPSLLQDRTICLDSPRKQADSEHEIGSLVREAILMEMGQKELPEQNAKEVEPARDLAVCDVAAEEAVTGKQANHTKEEEMQECHASETIMLGEAGEGEETRQPVSDQISSVQETKILNTSEEAKLSLLDPVMTSSPSDQIPSLPDTKGFPLEQNPSFQETETPLLESEQSLLPNQSPSPLLDQSVSLQENKGSLLGQIPSSLPESFMESNPSSLQDHFSSPEQKAFLLQGDTTSQDAKHVLLDQTPSSVHEANGKNLDQISTSLQEYSDSVVDQILPTSPDQLTSLPGEIPSSLHEGQRSPQILPTVLDQEQLVLEMKGPLPNITPSVTNQLSPLPDQITSLQEANNFSLEEEVPVALQVQMPTVTESQIVLLLETDKFPSGQIPLSEDEGKETPTTGPDQIPLGLQDQKPTFLGGKTPSLQEVGGSLTDQVHTSLQSQTSFLPEISLQEQAQPTVVERMSASLQDQISSLEETEEILGGKISPSHVEEIPTLLDQAATPNKDQCPVLQETTVLDALLTSNQDSAQPLLDAAVSSKNQELKGDRDANLASGVAETTEIQENVAAEQQPLLNELKTTVAPQDISLGDQQQSKTGIQKHHGASVQEAPIYITTDANPASCHLQPAVSHQGEGQEQEQNRRKQKTCQCCLVM encoded by the exons AGGAAATCCCTGCGTGATCGGTGGCTGATGGAGGGAACATCCATACCTGCTGATGACAAGGATTACATGTCTTCTCTTTGGGAGGCACAGTCTCGCGTCCAAGACTTAGAACAAGATCTGTCCAG tCTCCAGTCTCAAATGCAGCACCTAGATAATGTGGACCTTCCCCAGGGACAGCAGCAACCATCTTTGAAGGAGGTGAAGCAGGCATCACTGGATGGCATTGTGAAG ATTGATGGGACATCTTCCTCTTCTCCAGAAA GTATTTTTGGCAGTGAAGGCAGCTCTGAAAAAACAGGAGTCAAAGTAAACCCTGTGGCTATGGAAAGTGGGGGCCTTCAACCTCATCAAGGGAGAACCAAGGCTGCTCCTGCTATGAAGAATTTGGATTCTAGTGAAGCCCCTGCTGCCCACCAAAGAAAGCTGGCAGTGGAAAAGATGGTCATCAGAGATCATTTGGGGCAGGCAGTGGGAAGCATGGATGCTGTTGGGCAGACCCAGAGCttcattaggaaagaggaagagtTGGGGGACCATGATAACATGGGGAATGACTGTGAAGAATGGAGTAGTTCAGGTCTTCTTTGCAATGTAGTGGATCAAAAGAAGACTGGCTATGCTACTGAAAACTGCCCAGACAGTGATTTTGGTAGCCGTGATGGCCCAGAGGGAGAGTCCCCAACCTCCCATGATCAGCAAAATCCTCCCAGCCTTCTACAGGACAGGACTATCTGCCTTGATTcccccaggaagcaggcagatAGTGAGCATGAGATAGGCTCTTTGGTCAGGGAGGCAATTCTGATGGAAATGGGGCAGAAAGAACTACCAGAGCAAAATGCAAAGGAGGTAGAGCCTGCCAGAGACCTGGCAGTCTGTGATGTTGCTGCAGAAGAAGCAGTGACAGGGAAGCAGGCAAATCAcacaaaggaggaggagatgcaAGAATGCCATGCATCAGAGACAATAATGCTGGGGGAAGCAGGAGAGGGGGAGGAGACCAGACAACCTGTTTCAGACCAGATCTCTTCTGTGCAAGAAACAAAGATTTTGAACACTTCGGAAGAAGCTAAGCTGTCTCTTCTTGATCCAGTCATGACTTCATCTCCATCAGATCAGATTCCTTCTCTGCCAGATACTAAAGGATTCCCTCTAGAACAGAATCCATCTTTTCAGGAGACTGAAACTCCACTCCTAGAGTCAGAACAGTCATTATTACCAAATCAGAGTCCATCTCCCCTTTTGGACCAATCTGTTTCACTGCAAGAAAATAAGGGTTCTCTTTTAGGTCAAATCCCATCTTCACTGCCAGAATCCTTTATGGAGTCAAATCCATCATCTTTGCAGGACCATTTTTCTTCTCCAGAGCAGAAAGCATTCTTATTACAAGGTGATACTACTTCTCAAGATGCTAAACACGTCTTGTTGGACCAGACCCCATCATCTGTACATGAAGCTAATGGAAAAAATCTGGACCAAATCTCAACATCTCTTCAAGAATATAGTGATTCTGTAGTAGACCAAATACTGCCTACCTCTCCAGACCAGCTCACATCTCTGCCAGGAGAGATTCCTTCCTCATTACATGAAGGACAGAGATCCCCCCAGATTTTACCAACTGTTCTGGACCAAGAACAACTCGTGCTGGAGATGAAAGGTCCCCTTCCAAATATAACCCCTTCTGTTACTAATCAACTCTCTCCTCTACCTGATCAAATCACATCCCTTCAAGAAGCCAATAATTTTTCCTTGGAAGAAGAAGTTCCAGTAGCTTTGCAAGTCCAAATGCCAACTGTTACAGAGTCTCAAATAGTGCTTCTGCTTGAGACTGATAAATTTCCTTCAGGCCAGATCCCATTATCTGAGGATGAAGGCAAGGAGACACCAACAACTGGGCCAGACCAAATTCCACTAGGCCTCCAGGACCAGAAACCCACATTTCTGGGGGGCAAGACCCCTTCTCTGCAGGAGGTAGGAGGATCTCTAACTGATCAGGTTCATACATCACTTCAAAGTCAGACCTCCTTTCTCCCAGAAATATCACTTCAAGAACAGGCCCAGCCAACAGTAGTGGAGCGCATGTCAGCCTCTCTGCAGGACCAGATCTCTTCCcttgaagaaacagaagagattCTTGGAGGAAAGATCTCTCCATCTCATGTGGAAGAGATCCCTACATTGCTGGATCAAGCCGCAACACCTAACAAAGACCAGTGTCCAGTACTGCAAGAGACAACTGTTCTTGATGCTTTGCTGACTTCGAACCAAGACTCTGCTCAACCGCTCCTGGATGCAGCTGTAAGTTCAAAGAATCAGGAATTGAAAGGCGACAGAGATGCTAATTTGGCTTCAGGAGTAGCAGAAACCACTGAAATCCAAGAAAACGTTGCTGCTGAGCAACAACCTTTGTTGAATGAGCTGAAAACCACAGTAGCCCCACAGGACATTTCTCTAGGAGATCAGCAGCAGTCCAAGACTGGGATCCAAAAGCATCATGGAGCCTCAGTCCAGGAGGCTCCAATCTACATCACCACTGATGCCAATCCTGCCTCATGCCATCTCCAACCTGCAGTATCACACCAGGGGGAGGGTCAAGAGCAGGAGCAGAACAGACGCAAGCAGAAGACGTGCCAATGCTGCTTGGTCATGTAA